Below is a window of Cupriavidus sp. MP-37 DNA.
TCGCCGGGCGCGGCGTCGCCAAGGTGCTGCTGGAGACGACCCCGGCAGCTCAGGCGCTGTACCGCAGACTGGGTTTCGTGCTTAGCCAGGAAGACCTGCTGATCTTTGCGGGAGATCGGTCATGAAGCTACTGATCGTTGGCCTGGGCTACGCCGGCCAACGCTACCGGCGTGCTTTTCGCTATCTCGCCGGCAAACTGAACCTACCGCTCGATATGGCCTATGTGGGGCGACATGAACGGAACAGCGAAACACTGCCGTACTATCCTGACGTTTCCCGGGCGCTGGCTGAGTTCCATCCCGATGTGGTGGTGGTCAGCGTCAACGACCACGGGCACGTGGGCATCCTGCGAGACCTGGCCGGGTTCGAGGGCTTCGTGCTCTGCGAGAAGCCTCTAGCGACGCCGTACGACGATTGGCCGAGTGCCTGCGCCGGCCTGGCTCACGCCCAAGGGTTTGCGCTGGATCTCGTGGAACGCTATTCGGAAGCCACGCAGCGCCTGAAGGATCAGGTGGTCCAGCAGGAGTGGTCGCTGATCCGTGCCAGTTTTCATTGGGGCAAGAACAGACTGAACGACTACCGACCCACCTGCGGCGTAAGCAGTGAGGTCATTCATGCCCTGGACCTGGTGCGGTGGATCGGCGCACCGGATGAAACGTTGCGCGTACGCCAGGCGATCGGCATTGGCTCGGATTTTTCCCTCTCTGGCCCGGACGTGCCGGACACGGTGATGCTCACCGCCACTCTGGGCGAGGCGGTGGTGGCCGGCTACAGCAGTTTCGTCAACATCCAGCGGCAACGCACGCTGGACTTCTCTTTTGCCGACGCAGCAGGCCAGATTTTTCATGCGCGGCTGGTCTACGACACCCCGGCTTGGGATCGCGACGAATTGCGCGTCTGGACGCGCGACGGCGACGGGCGGGAGGTGCTAATGGATGAGTACCACACATCTCCGGGAGAAGCCGGTCTGGAGACACTGCTCAAGTTGTCGCGACTGTGCGAAGACGTCCTGCACGTGACAGCGCTGGATTCGCCGCCACGACAGCCCTTTGCCGGCCTCGATGACTCGATTGGCTTGCAGCGCCTGCTCGACGGCATCGGCCAGCAGCTGGGTACGCCGCCGTTGGGCCGCTACGTGCGCGGCGCAGCGCGCCAGCTCATCCCCGCGAGCGCGGATCTCGAAAGTCTCGGCTGAGGCCGATCAATGATTGGAAGGACTGACCATGTGTGGAATGACTGGCTGGCTTTCATTCAGCCGTGACGTGCGGGCACACACCAACAGCCTGCAGCGCATGACCGATACCCTGGCCCCGCGAGGCCCCGATGCGCAGGGCCAGTGGGTCGACGGCCCGATCGGTTTGGGCCACCGGCGCTTGTCGATCATCGACCTGGAAGGCGGCCGTCAGCCGATGGTGGTCGATCATGACGGCCAGCGCGCCGCTGCGGTCATCAGCTACACAGGTGAGGTCTATAACTTCCGGGAACTGCGCCGCGACCTGCAGACATGTGGCCACGGTTTCGAGACGCAAAGCGACACAGAGGTGGTGCTGCGTGCCTACCTGCAATGGGGAGCGGCTTTCGTCGAGCGGCTCAATGGCATGTATGCCTTCGGCATCTGGGATCGTGCGAAGCAACAACTTCTGCTGGTGCGCGACCGTATGGGCGTGAAGCCGCTCTACTACTTCCAGACCGATGACGGCGTGTTGTTTGGCTCCGAACCCAAGGCGTTGCTCGCCCATCCGCTGGTACGTCCCAAGGTGACGGTCGATGGATTGCGCGAGATTCTGGAAATGGTCAAGACGCCGGGCCAGGCCATCTTCGCCGGCATGCGCGAGGTATTGCCGGGCGAGATGATCACGGTAGATCGTGCGGGCCTGTCGTGCCACCGCTATTGGACGCTGGAGGCCCGAGAGCACAGTGACATGCTGGAGCAGACCATCCGCCACACCCGCGATCTGCTGGAGGACATCGTCGAGCGGCAGGTCGTCGCCGACGTGCCACTGTGCAGCCTGCTGTCCGGAGGGCTGGATTCTTCGATTATCACGGCCCTGGCGTCCAGGAAGCTGCTGGCCATGGGCAAGGGCAACATCCGGTCGTTCTCGGTGGACTTCGCGGATCATGGCGGCGGCTTCACCGGTGACGCGGTACGCGGCACCCCCGATGCGCCATTCGTGCGCGACCTGGTGCAGCGCATCGGCTCAACCCATGGCGAGATCGTGCTGGACAGCCACGAACTGGCCGATCCGGCGCTACGCGCCAAG
It encodes the following:
- the asnB gene encoding asparagine synthase (glutamine-hydrolyzing) encodes the protein MCGMTGWLSFSRDVRAHTNSLQRMTDTLAPRGPDAQGQWVDGPIGLGHRRLSIIDLEGGRQPMVVDHDGQRAAAVISYTGEVYNFRELRRDLQTCGHGFETQSDTEVVLRAYLQWGAAFVERLNGMYAFGIWDRAKQQLLLVRDRMGVKPLYYFQTDDGVLFGSEPKALLAHPLVRPKVTVDGLREILEMVKTPGQAIFAGMREVLPGEMITVDRAGLSCHRYWTLEAREHSDMLEQTIRHTRDLLEDIVERQVVADVPLCSLLSGGLDSSIITALASRKLLAMGKGNIRSFSVDFADHGGGFTGDAVRGTPDAPFVRDLVQRIGSTHGEIVLDSHELADPALRAKVVRALDLPPAFWGDMWPSLYRLFQEIRRHSTVALSGESADEVFGGYRWFHDPAAIAAETYPWLTSVTGKYFDGKTLFAQDLLDRLQMDDFLRDSYRQALAETPVLPGDDETNRRMRQMSYLNLTRFLQTLLDRKDRMSMAVGLEVRVPFCDHRLVEYAFNIPWEMKVFDGREKSILRAATRDLLPDSIAERVKSPYPSTQDPAYERGLRESLAAILADPGAPVRPLLDPQRVAHTLAKPLGDLSPMYDRMGMELAIGLNTWLADYQVELAV
- a CDS encoding Gfo/Idh/MocA family oxidoreductase, producing MKLLIVGLGYAGQRYRRAFRYLAGKLNLPLDMAYVGRHERNSETLPYYPDVSRALAEFHPDVVVVSVNDHGHVGILRDLAGFEGFVLCEKPLATPYDDWPSACAGLAHAQGFALDLVERYSEATQRLKDQVVQQEWSLIRASFHWGKNRLNDYRPTCGVSSEVIHALDLVRWIGAPDETLRVRQAIGIGSDFSLSGPDVPDTVMLTATLGEAVVAGYSSFVNIQRQRTLDFSFADAAGQIFHARLVYDTPAWDRDELRVWTRDGDGREVLMDEYHTSPGEAGLETLLKLSRLCEDVLHVTALDSPPRQPFAGLDDSIGLQRLLDGIGQQLGTPPLGRYVRGAARQLIPASADLESLG